GGTCGAGGAGATACTCCACGGCGTCGCGGGGGCGGACGTGGCCGTACTTCCCGACCACGTCGCGCGCGATGTCCTCCTGGAGGGCGCGCAGACGCTCCTCCTGTTCGGGCGTGATCTCGATTTCGGGCATTGTCGGGGCTTGCGGCCCGTGGAGTATCAATGTGCGTCATCCGTGCGACCGACAAACTCACCTGAATCGACGCCCAACGCCCGCCCATGCGGGTCAGGGACTGGCAGGATATCCTCGACGACGTGACCGACGCGAACGCCGACCCGGACGGCTGGCGAGCCATCGCCGGCCAGCGGCAGGGCGGCGTCGGCGAGGACCTCTATCTCGGTCACCCCGGCGTCGGCGTCTACCACCTCAAGACGTACGCGAAAAATCCCTACGACGTGCGCGGCGTCGGCGCGAAGGTCGCCCGAAAGATCGACGACGGGATCGATCCCCACCTCCCGACCGAGGAGTTGCGCCGGCGCTTCGCCGTCCAGTCGCCGCCGGAAGACGAGGAGGAGGCCGACTCGATGGCCCGACGGCTGGAGGAGACGGTGAAGGTCCACGCCGAGGCGCCGACCACGCCCGACGACCTGTTTCGGGACGTGATGGACGCCGTCGACAGCCCCGCCTACGGACCGATGGCGTTCGAACTTTCCGACCGACCGGACGACCTCGACGCGCTCGCGGAGACGTTCGACGAGGCCGAGGAGTTGCTCTCTGCGGAACTCGACGACCTGATCGAACGCGACGAGGTCGACAGAGGGTTCTACTGAGCGTCCGCCGCGCCTTTCGCTTCCAGCAGCTCCTTGTACCGGTTGCGGATGGTGACCTCGCTGATGTTGGCCACCGCGCTCACTTCGCTCTGGGTCACCGTCTCGTTGGTGAGCAGCGCGGCGGCGTAGACGGCGGCGGCCGCGAGGCCGACCGGGCTCTTGCCGCTGTGGACGCCGGCGTCGCGGGAGGACTGGAGGAGTTCGCGAGCCTGTCGGGTCGCCTCCTCGGAGAGCCCGAGTTCGGAGGCGAACCGGGGGACGTACTGCTCGGGGTCCGCGGGCTGAATCTCTAGCTTGAGTTCGCGGACGACGTAGCGGTACGTCCGCGTCAGTTCCATCTTGTCGACGCGGGAGACGGTGGCAATCTCGTCGAGGCTCCGGGGCGTGCCGGCCTGTCGTGCCGCCGCGTACAGCGCCGCGGTGGCGACGCCCTCGATGGAGCGGCCGGGCAGGAGGTCCTCGGCGAGCGCGCGGCGGTAGATCACCGACGCGGTTTCGCGAACGTTCTCGGGAAGCCCGAGCGCGGACGCCATCCGGTCGATTTCGCCGAGCGCCTGCTTCAGATTGCGCTCTTTCGAATTCCGGGTCCGGAACCGCTCGTTCCAGGTGCGCAGGCGCTGCATCTTCTCGCGTTGGCGCGAGGAGAGCGCCCGCCCGTAGGCGTCCTTGTTCTGCCAGCCGATGTTCGTCGACAGTCCCCGGTCGTGCATCATCGTCGTCGTCGGCGCACCGACGCGTGACTTGGAGTCGCGCTCGCTCGAATCGAAGGCGCGCCACTCGGGGCCGTGGTCGATTTCGTCCGACTCGACGACCAGGCCGCAGTCGCCACACACCGTCTCACCGTGTTCCTCGTCGGTCACGAGGTTGCCGGTACACTCCGGGCAGGCCGGCGTCGTCCCAGTCCGTTCGCCCTCTGTCCGTTCCTGCTCCTGTTCCGTCGCGTCCGTTCGGTAGGTCGTGGTATCGCTCATTGTGACTGTCGAGGCACCCTCGCCGGGAGAGAAAAGCGAGACGAGCGACGGGGGCGTCCTTACCAGAAGTACGCGCGTAAGATTTATAAAAGTTTCGAGAGCAATTCGGCCGATATCTGGTCTTTCACGGTCTTACACACACATTTGCGTCGTTCGACGAATCCCCGGAACGGGGCGTGACGAGATATATACGTTGTGGTGGATTCCTGCCCGTACGGATCGGTATCACTCGGTACCGGTGGGTCGCCGACCAGCCTTGCCGAACTACCGGTACACGTTACGACGAACCGTCTCAGCCGAGGCGCTTGATTTCGACCCGGTGGGGGCCGTCGTCCGTCGGGAGCGCCACGGTGTCGACGATTGCCTCGCGGGTCGCCGCCCGCCACTCCCGGACGGCCGCGGCGTGGCGGTCGTGGTGTCGCTTGGTCGTGTACTCCCCCGCCGCCCGCAGTCGGTCCGCCGTCTCGTCGGGGTCCGGATACGGGGGGAGGTCGGCGACGAGCGCCGACGGGTCGAGGTGGATTGCCTCCGTCGCGTCGTCGCCGGTCGGACGGTGGAGGCGGGCGCGCATCCGCCCGGAGAACGGCGGCGTGATCCGGAGGACGGTTCGGCGGTCGCTCCGACGCGTCGCTTCGAGGGCCGTCACCACGTCGTCGACGGTCACTGCGATGGAGCGAATCGCGTTCGGATCGGCGTCGTCCGACGCCGCTCCGTGTTCGGTCATCGCTCGGCTAGAGTGGCGCCGCGGACGAAAACGTGTCGCCAGGATCGACTTCGCTCCCGATCCGACCGTCCCGCTACTGTACCCGTCGTCGGCGGAGGCTCCCGCCGCAGGCCGGACACGCCGACCGATACGAAATCGGGCTCACGCGCTGCTCACAGCACTCACACTCGAACGACGAACGTTCCGGCATCGATACCGGCTACGGCCTTTGGTATGTTAAATGTTACCACGGCCTGTCGGCGCAGTGACCGGTCGCCGTCCGGAGCGACGCGTCAGCAGTCGTCTGGGGAGAGCCCCGTGATCTCGAAGCGGGCGCCGCCGGTCTCGCTCTCGGTGATCGAAATCGACCATCCGTGGGCATCGACGATTTCACGGACGATGTCGAGACCGAACCCCGTCCCGTCCTCGTTCGTCGTGTAGCCGGCCTCGAACACGTCGTCGCGCTCGGATTCGGGGATGCCGGGGCCGTCGTCGGCGACGTAGAACCCGTCGTCGAGAGCGCCGACGGTGACTCCCACGGACGAGCGGTCGTCCGCGTGCTCGACCGCGTTTCGAAACAGGTTCTCGAACAGTTGTGTGAGCCGACCGGCGTCGGCCGTGGCGGTCCCCGCGACGTCGACGCCGAGGGTACTCGCCGGCGCCTCGACGTTGCTCCACGCCGACCGTGCGGTGTCGGCCACGTCGACCGACTCCGTCGCGTCGATGTCACGGCCGTCCCGCGCCAGGTCGAGGAGATCGTCGACGAGTTCCTCCATCCGGTCGAGGGCGTCCACCGCCTCGTCGAGGTGCTCCGCCGTGTCACCGGGATCGACGTGTGTCAGCCGTCCCTGTGCCACCTGCAACGGGTTGCGGAGGTCGTGGGAGACGATGCTGGCGAAGCGCTCCAGTCGCTCGTTCTGTCGTTCCAGGATTCGCTCCTGGCGGTGCCGTTCCAGCGCGTATCGGACGGCGCGTTCGAGGAGTTTGGCTTCGAGGTGGTCCTTGAGGAGATAGTCCTGTGCCCCCTGCTGGATCGCTTCGAGCGCCGTCTCGTCGTCGGTCAGGCCGGTCAGGACGACGACGGGGAGCGGCGACACGTCGTCGTCTTCGCCGATCCGGTCGTTCAGTCGCTCCAGCGTTTCGATGCCTCGGCTGTCCGCGAGACCGAGGTCGAGCAACACGAGGTCGAAGGTCGTCGTTTCGAGCCGTTCGAGGGCCGCATCGAGCGTCTCGACGTGGGTCACCGACGGCGCGATGAAGGCGTCGCTGGTGTCGGATCGGAGGTGGTGCCGAATCAGCCGCGCGTCGCCGGGGTTGTCCTCCACGAGCAGGAGTTGCAGTTCGTCCGTCAGATCGGCGGCCATGGTCACTCCGGCGGTAACTTCACGACCTGCAGCCAGAACTCCTCCAGCGTCCCGACCACGTCGATGAACCCGTCGAAATCCACCGGCTTGGTCAGATAGGCGTTCGCGTGCAGATCGTACGAGCGGAGCACGTCCTCCTCGGCTTCGGAACTCGTCAGGACGACCACCGGAATCCGCTTGAGTTGCCTGTGCTCTTTGATCTCCTCCAGCACCTCCCGGCCGTCCTTCCGCGGCATGTTGAGGTCGAGAAGGACCAGATCGGGCCGCGGTCGGCCCTCGTACTCGCCCTCCCCGAGGAGGAACTGCATGGTTTCGACCCCGTCGTTGACGACGTGGAGGTTGTTTGCCAATCGGCCTTTCTCCAGGGCCTTGCGCGTCAGCTTCACGTCGCCGGGGTTGTCTTCAGCGAGGAGGATTTCGACGGGTTCCCGCTCTGGCATACGACGGTGGTTGCGACCACACCCTGTTGACTGTTGCGGCTACCGCTTCGGGAAGGACGCGTAGAACGTCGCGCCTTCTCCGGGCGTCGACTCGATCCAGATATCCCCCTCGTGACGGTTGACGATGCGCTGGCAGATGGCGAGGCCGATGCCGGTACCCTCGTCGTCGCGGTTCGACTGCTCGAAGAGTTCGAAGACGCGCTCCTGCTGGTCCGGCGGGATCCCCGACCCGTCGTCGGAAATCGAGAAGACGACCGCGTCCTCGCCGTCCTCGCCGCTCACGTGTACCACCGGCGGGTCGTCGCCGTCGCCGCCGTGTTCGATGGCGTTGGAGAGGAGGTTCTGGAACAGCTGCCCGAGTTGGTTCTCGTCGGCGACGACGCGGGGGAGGTCGTCGTGGGTAACCGTCGCGTCCGTCTCGGCGATCAGGAGTTCGAGGTCCTGTAACACCCGGCCGAGGACGGCGTCGGCGTCTACTTCCTCGAACGACTCGCCCTGCGTGTGGACCCGGGAGTATTCGAGCAGGTCGCCGATCATCGCCTGCATCCGCTGGGCGCCGTCGACGGCGAAGCCGATGTACTCGTCGGCCTCGTCGTCGAGTTCGTCGCCGTACTCCGAGGCGAGCAGGTCGACGTAGCTCGACACCATCCGAAGGGGCTCCTGCAGGTCGTGGGAGGCGACGTAGGCGAACTGCTGGAGCTGTTCGTTCGAGCGTTCGAGCTGTTCGACGGTTCGTTCGAGCTCCATCTCGGCTTCGCGGATCTCGGTCACGTCCCGGTAGAGCAGGTAGCTGCGGACGCCGTTCAACGCCGCGTCGCCGCCGTACGGGACCAGTTGCACGACGTAGTGTTTCCGCCCCTCGGGCGCGTAGTGGGTCGTCTCGACTGTGTGTCGCTCGCTCGCTTCGGCCGCGTGCTCGAACGCCCGAATCGTCTCCTCGTCGAGCGCGGGCAGGACCGTCCCGTGGTCGTCGCTCACCGCCCCGAACTGCGCCTCGTACTCGGGATTGACCATCTCGACGACGAACCCGTCGTCGTCGAGGCGCAGATCGGCTATCGCCGCCGGATCGTTCTCGAACAGCGATTCGAAGCGGGCCCGTTCGCGCTCGCTCCGCTTCCGTGCGCGCTCGACGGTCGCCGTCCGCCGGCCGACGAGCACCCCGGCACCCGTGCCGACGACCGTCGTCTGCAGGACGATGATCCACGGCTTCAGCTCGTTCTGGAGGCTCTGGATGCCCACGACCCAGCCCACGAGCGTCGCCGTCGTCACGGCGCCGGCGACGGTCCACAGCGTCACGGATTCGACGAACGAGTCGCTGTACGCCCCGTGCCGGAGTTCCCAGACGGTGTAGAACAGTCCCAGCAGGAGCACGAACGGGAGGGCGTTCTCGACGGCGGTCGACGCGAGCGTGTTGCCCTGCACGGCCCAGTCCTCGACCACGTCGAAGAGGAGGACGCCGGTGAGCGACAGGCCGATCCCCGACAGTACGGTCAGCGACACTCGCCGATTCAGTCGCATTCGGTGGTACCTGCTCCGTACGGCCACTTAGTCCTTCGTCGTCCGCTTCTCAGGACTGGTAATCCGGGGGGACGTATTTTGTAACCCTCCATCCCACGATTAGTCGTGATGTACTTCACGAACCGTCCGTCGCGTTGCGATCCGGTATGAGCGCTATCGACGAACCGCGCCTCCTGCACGTCGACGACGACCCCGCGGTGCTGGATCTGACGGCTGCGTTTCTCGACCGCGAACTCGACTGGCCGGTCACGACCGTCACCGAGACGTCGGTCGACGCCGCGCTCGAACGGCTCTCGGCGGGGGCGTTCGACTGCATCGTCAGCGACTACGACATGCCCGAGATGGACGGTCTCGCCTTCTTCGACGCGCTTCGGGACC
This window of the Haloplanus rubicundus genome carries:
- a CDS encoding sensor histidine kinase — its product is MRLNRRVSLTVLSGIGLSLTGVLLFDVVEDWAVQGNTLASTAVENALPFVLLLGLFYTVWELRHGAYSDSFVESVTLWTVAGAVTTATLVGWVVGIQSLQNELKPWIIVLQTTVVGTGAGVLVGRRTATVERARKRSERERARFESLFENDPAAIADLRLDDDGFVVEMVNPEYEAQFGAVSDDHGTVLPALDEETIRAFEHAAEASERHTVETTHYAPEGRKHYVVQLVPYGGDAALNGVRSYLLYRDVTEIREAEMELERTVEQLERSNEQLQQFAYVASHDLQEPLRMVSSYVDLLASEYGDELDDEADEYIGFAVDGAQRMQAMIGDLLEYSRVHTQGESFEEVDADAVLGRVLQDLELLIAETDATVTHDDLPRVVADENQLGQLFQNLLSNAIEHGGDGDDPPVVHVSGEDGEDAVVFSISDDGSGIPPDQQERVFELFEQSNRDDEGTGIGLAICQRIVNRHEGDIWIESTPGEGATFYASFPKR
- a CDS encoding transcription initiation factor IIB, producing the protein MSDTTTYRTDATEQEQERTEGERTGTTPACPECTGNLVTDEEHGETVCGDCGLVVESDEIDHGPEWRAFDSSERDSKSRVGAPTTTMMHDRGLSTNIGWQNKDAYGRALSSRQREKMQRLRTWNERFRTRNSKERNLKQALGEIDRMASALGLPENVRETASVIYRRALAEDLLPGRSIEGVATAALYAAARQAGTPRSLDEIATVSRVDKMELTRTYRYVVRELKLEIQPADPEQYVPRFASELGLSEEATRQARELLQSSRDAGVHSGKSPVGLAAAAVYAAALLTNETVTQSEVSAVANISEVTIRNRYKELLEAKGAADAQ
- a CDS encoding ATP-binding response regulator, with protein sequence MAADLTDELQLLLVEDNPGDARLIRHHLRSDTSDAFIAPSVTHVETLDAALERLETTTFDLVLLDLGLADSRGIETLERLNDRIGEDDDVSPLPVVVLTGLTDDETALEAIQQGAQDYLLKDHLEAKLLERAVRYALERHRQERILERQNERLERFASIVSHDLRNPLQVAQGRLTHVDPGDTAEHLDEAVDALDRMEELVDDLLDLARDGRDIDATESVDVADTARSAWSNVEAPASTLGVDVAGTATADAGRLTQLFENLFRNAVEHADDRSSVGVTVGALDDGFYVADDGPGIPESERDDVFEAGYTTNEDGTGFGLDIVREIVDAHGWSISITESETGGARFEITGLSPDDC
- a CDS encoding response regulator, with product MPEREPVEILLAEDNPGDVKLTRKALEKGRLANNLHVVNDGVETMQFLLGEGEYEGRPRPDLVLLDLNMPRKDGREVLEEIKEHRQLKRIPVVVLTSSEAEEDVLRSYDLHANAYLTKPVDFDGFIDVVGTLEEFWLQVVKLPPE